The Candidatus Hydrogenedentota bacterium genome contains the following window.
AGTGGGCGAAGCCGGGCGCGGCGAGGGCTTCGAGGCCCTCCGCCTTGGCGCCCGTTGCCATGCGTCCGGCCAGAACATCGGGTGCCACGTCAAGATACACACGCAGGTCAAAGATGTCGGCCAAAGCACCGGTGTATAGAAATGTACCGTCGGCGACGACAATATCCCCGCCTTCCGCCAGCTCCTGAAGGGTCCGCCGCGCGAGGGCGAAGTCGATGCTTTCCTCGCCGTACTGTTGCACCAGTTCGGGCGTAACGCCGCCCTTCAGTGCGCCCAGAATCCTCTGGCGCACTTCGGCGTCCGCGCAGTTTTCCAGATGAAAAGCGGCCACATCCCGGCCCGCTCCGGCGAGATGGGTTTTCAATCCTTTGGCGACGGCGGCGTTTACCGCGCCGTCCGGGCCGTTGACCCCGACCACGATCGCCCGCCCTTCCAACTCCAGATCCGCGCAACGCCGCGCCACCTGCTCACAAATCAGATTCAACTCTTTAGACACTCAACTACGCTCCTGAACTACACGATAAACTGTTCCACCAGATGCTTCTGCCTGGACGCAAGTCCAGACAGCTCATCGGCACTGCTCCGGGTGCCCGAAGCACTCTGGGAGGTTTCGTCCGCCGCCCTGCTGATGGCCGCAACGTTTCGGGCGATCTCGTTCATGCCGAGATCGGCCTCGCCGGCGTTGCGCGCGATCTCCTGCGCCGCATTGGCAAGTTCGCTCATGTGGCGGGTAATTTCAGAGACATCCATCAACGCGCTGCCGAGATTCGCGGACACTTCCATGGTGCCCCGCGCGGTTTCCTCCACGCGCCGGCTGATTTCGCCCGCTCCCTGCGCCACCTCGCCAATGTTGCTGGAGATATTGTTGGTGGCCTGGGTCTGCTCTTCCACCCGGCTGGCGATGTTGCCCGCAATGCCGTCGATGGTGCCTATGATACCACTAATGGCATCTATCGCCGCCACTGTCTCCTGTGTGCTGTGCTGCATGCTCTGCACCTGCGTCCGGATTTCCTCCGTCGCCCGCGCCGTGCGCTTCGCCAGCTCCTTCACTTCGCTGGCCACCACGGCGAAGCCCTTGCCCATCTCGCCCGCCGAGGCCGCCTCTATGGTTGCATTCAAGGCGAGGAGATTCGTCTGGCTGGCGATACTCGAGATGACGCCCACCACGTTTCCGATTTCCTCCGCCGACTTGCCCAGGCCCCGCACGGTTTCGATGGTGCGACTCGCCATTTTCGCCGCGTCGGAGGTCACCTTCGCCGCCTCGCTTGAGCTGGAGGAAACGTCCTGCAGCGTTGCGGACATCTCTTCGATGGCCGCGGCCACGCTTTCGATGGAGGTGGACATCTGAGTCACGGCGGACGCGATGGTGTTCATATTGGCCGAGGTTTCTTCGACCGATCCGCCAATGTTGTTGAGGTTGTTCGATATACTGTCCGAGGATTCGGCCACGGTGCTCGCGCTGGAGCTGATTTCGGTTATCGCCGAGGCGACGCTCTTCACGTTGGCCGAAGCCTCTTCGGTAGCGGCGGCCGAGGCCGAGGATTGCGACTTGGTGGACTCGGCCGTATGCGATAGCGCCGTCGCGGTGTTGGAAAGGGTCACGGTCGCGTGGGAAAGAGTCTCCGCGTTCGACGCGATGTCCCGAATGATGCCCTGAAGTTTCTCCACGAAAATGTTGAACCAGCGCGCCAATTCGGCGAACTCGTCGCCGCCCGAATCATTCAGACGGCGGGTGAGGTCGCCCTCGCCCTGAGCGATATCCTTCAGCAGGGCCACGGTCCTGCCCAGGGAGCGGGTGATGGCGAGGGCGATTACGTAGCCGAACAGCACCGTGGCGACGCAGGCGCCCAGTCCCGCCAGAACAAAGGCTTGGCGAGCCCGCGCCGCACTTGTCTGTGCTTCCCCAGCCATCGTAGTGGCCGCTTCCTGGTCAGTCTTTATCTTTTCTTCAATCGCCGCGATGCGTTTGTCTAGAGATTCCTGCATAACATTTAAGAAATCGTCCCGCATCACGTCGAACGTTTCAATAGAAGTACGCGCCATTTCCTGTCCTGCAGCGCGATTCATAGCTTCGTCGGCGATATTGTAGATCTCCGCTTTCCACGACGCGAACACCTTAACAAACTCGGTGTTTAACTCGTCCACTTCGGGAGCGCTTCCTTGCAGCATGATGATTGCCTCTCGAAGCCTAGGCTCTGCGTCCTCGAGGATATTCTTGTCTATCTTGGCCCTTTGTGCGGCGCGTTCTTCTTGCGTCACGGCTTCCTGAATGGCTTGTTCGGCGATGTATGCCTGGTGAAGATCGCGGTCAGCCTCCAACATATTCTTGATGCTTGCCCGCATCGTATTGATCGACGCAAAATCCACTTCAATCAATGGTGTGAATCGTTGCGTGACAAGATTATCAGCCGTAGAGCTGAGCACCCCTAGCGAGTG
Protein-coding sequences here:
- a CDS encoding methyl-accepting chemotaxis protein, which encodes MLQGSAPEVDELNTEFVKVFASWKAEIYNIADEAMNRAAGQEMARTSIETFDVMRDDFLNVMQESLDKRIAAIEEKIKTDQEAATTMAGEAQTSAARARQAFVLAGLGACVATVLFGYVIALAITRSLGRTVALLKDIAQGEGDLTRRLNDSGGDEFAELARWFNIFVEKLQGIIRDIASNAETLSHATVTLSNTATALSHTAESTKSQSSASAAATEEASANVKSVASAITEISSSASTVAESSDSISNNLNNIGGSVEETSANMNTIASAVTQMSTSIESVAAAIEEMSATLQDVSSSSSEAAKVTSDAAKMASRTIETVRGLGKSAEEIGNVVGVISSIASQTNLLALNATIEAASAGEMGKGFAVVASEVKELAKRTARATEEIRTQVQSMQHSTQETVAAIDAISGIIGTIDGIAGNIASRVEEQTQATNNISSNIGEVAQGAGEISRRVEETARGTMEVSANLGSALMDVSEITRHMSELANAAQEIARNAGEADLGMNEIARNVAAISRAADETSQSASGTRSSADELSGLASRQKHLVEQFIV